A stretch of Dermochelys coriacea isolate rDerCor1 chromosome 6, rDerCor1.pri.v4, whole genome shotgun sequence DNA encodes these proteins:
- the TMEM258 gene encoding transmembrane protein 258, with product MELEAMSRYTSPVNPAVFPHLTVVLLAIGMFFTAWFFVYEVTSTKYTRDIYKELLISLVASLFMGFGVLFLLLWVGIYV from the exons ATG gAGCTCGAGGCCATGAGCAGATACACCAGCCCGGTGAACCCGGCTGTGTTCCCCCACCTCACCGTGGTGCTGCTGGCCATTGGCATGTTCTTCACTGCCTGGTTCTTCGT CTATGAAGTGACTTCCACTAAGTACACACGGGACATCTACAAGGAACTGCTTATCTCCCTGGTGGCTTCACTTTTCATGGGCTTTGGAGTTCTCTTCTTGCTGTTGTGGGTCGGTATCTATGTGTGA
- the FEN1 gene encoding flap endonuclease 1 yields MGIHGLAKLIADVAPGAIRENDIKSYFGRKVAIDASMSIYQFLIAVRQGADMLQNEEGETTSHLMGMFYRTIRMVENGIKPVYVFDGKPPQLKSGELAKRTERRAEAEKQLQEAQEAGEEDNVEKFSKRLVKVTKQHNDECKKLLTLMGIPYVEAPGEAEASCAILVKTGKVYAAATEDMDCLTFGSPVLMRHLTASEAKKLPIQEFHLNRILQDLDLTWEQFVDLCILLGCDYCESIRGIGPKRAVELIKQHKTIEKIVQHIDPKKYPLPENWLHKEAQQLFLQPDVVDPEAVELKWSEPDEDGLVLFMCGEKQFNEERIRNGIKRLSKSRQGSTQGRLDDFFKVTGSITSAKRKEPEPKGSAKKKAKGNSAAAAKFKKGK; encoded by the coding sequence ATGGGAATTCACGGCCTGGCCAAACTGATCGCAGACGTGGCGCCCGGTGCCATCCGAGAGAATGACATCAAGAGTTATTTCGGTCGGAAGGTGGCCATCGACGCCTCCATGAGCATCTACCAGTTCCTGATTGCCGTGCGGCAGGGAGCTGACATGCTGCAGAATGAGGAAGGTGAGACCACTAGCCACCTGATGGGCATGTTCTACCGAACCATTCGTATGGTGGAGAACGGTATCAAACCGGTCTATGTCTTTGACGGCAAGCCCCCCCAGCTGAAGTCAGGCGAGCTGGCCAAGCGGACTGAGCGCCGGGCTGAGGCAGAGAAGCAGCTCCAGGAGGCCCaagaggcaggggaagaggaCAACGTGGAGAAATTCAGCAAGAGGCTAGTCAAGGTGACCAAGCAGCACAATGACGAGTGCAAGAAGCTGCTGACCCTGATGGGCATTCCTTATGTGGAGGCGCCAGGTGAGGCTGAAGCCAGCTGTGCCATCTTAGTGAAAACTGGCAAAGTCTATGCAGCTGCCACTGAGGACATGGATTGTCTGACCTTTGGTAGCCCCGTGCTGATGCGGCACCTTACGGCCAGTGAGGCCAAGAAGCTGCCTATCCAGGAATTCCACCTGAACCGCATCCTGCAGGACCTTGACCTAACATGGGAGCAGTTTGTGGACCTGTGCATTCTTCTGGGCTGTGACTACTGTGAGAGCATACGTGGCATTGGGCCCAAGCGTGCTGTGGAGCTCATCAAGCAGCATAAGACCATTGAAAAGATTGTGCAGCACATAGATCCCAAGAAGTACCCCCTGCCTGAGAACTGGCTGCACAAGGAGGCCCAGCAGCTCTTTCTGCAGCCTGATGTGGTGGACCCTGAGGCTGTGGAGCTGAAGTGGAGCGAGCCGGATGAGGATGGGCTTGTCCTTTTTATGTGTGGGGAGAAGCAGTTCAATGAAGAACGGATCCGCAATGGGATCAAGAGGCTGAGCAAGAGCCGCCAAGGCAGCACTCAGGGCCGGCTGGATGACTTCTTCAAGGTGACTGGCTCCATCACCTCAGCCAAGCGTAAGGAGCCAGAACCCAAGGGCTCAGCCAAGAAGAAAGCAAAGGGCAAtagtgcagcagcagcaaagtTCAAAAAGGGGAAATAA